The nucleotide window GATCGAAAGCTTTCAATTCATAGATGAAAAAGGGTATGTGATTTTGTCTCTTACTATGCAGTCGTGTTATGGCTGTTCagagatgaaaaacttgtatatttaTTTGCAGGTTCAATTGGGGGCTTGCTGTTAGGAAAAAATCTGAGAGGATACTGAAGCTGCTCGAGAAAGGACCTCTGctcaaggaagagagagatcgaGCTCGAAAGATAACAAGAGAGATTCAAGGGTTTGGGAGCTTCTCTCAGAGGTCTTCTTCAACACAAGGCATTCTGCAGGAATCGCGGCATGGAACATATGGAAGATCCCACTCTGATTTTAACAGAGATGAATGTAAGGAAAATCAGGTTATGCCCTCGAATGAAGACGACCCGATTGTAAAAAGCGAAAAATCACAGCAAGGACATGGAGTGGCAACCATGGAGTCGATCAAGGAAACAAAGGTCTTGAATCAGTCAGGTGGGTTAGATGATACCCAGATGCTTGGCAACCCCAGAACTCAAACAAGTTACAAAGAAAACATGGCTTGTGAAAGGGAAGTAATGCACAAGTGGGATTCAACAGACGAATCGAATTCAATTTTGGGAGACAAAAAAGATGAAGGCCAGGTTTCTATAGAAGAGGATCATCCCTTCAATGATACTGAGACTTACGCCACGGCTTCACTGCTTTCAGCAAGTGATTGAATGAATCTTGCAGGGAGTATAGAGATTTTGAAGATATCTAATGTGGTAGACAGTTTGTCTGCAAATCTGTTCCCTATAAATATAGCCAAACTGCCTACTTTTCGGTGTTCCTGTCATTGAGTGTATGCTATTATAGTATTCTGTCTTTCCAGGATTGATGGTTAAGACTTGTAGTCCCAATAGAAAATCCTACAGGAGTGAATGCTCTGTTGTACACAAGTATAAAAGAGCATATACACACTTATTTGGCTGTAACTAATTCCTGCCTTACATGGTCACAGTGCTAATCTCAGAGTAACTGCATCTTGTAGTCATTCTGGTAATAGCtatatgaatatataatttCCTAACCAGTCAAACTTATTGCTGGTCCAAGCTTTAACAACTCCACCGGGTTGTACTTATAACTACCTGTTATTTAGGTTTAGACCCCAGATGGGCGTTACTTCATCAAAGGGCCAGAAAATTGCAGGGTTATGCAAGACTATCCAATCAGAGTATCTCCATGAATAAAGTCTGAACTCCACCTTTTACTGTGCAACTTACCCCAATTAGGGTTGTATTCATTAACTTGCTGTAAATGTATGAACATTTTATTACAGGATATACAGTAGGGAAGTAGAGAAGGCCTAATATGATATCTCCACAAACATTTAGTACTGCatacataaaaattaatggatTTTTGGAGCCAAGAGTACACGGTTACCTTGTTATTAAAAACAGGGTTTTCAAGATTTGCATAACCAATCTTGAACGGCCAGTCTAAGAGCATGGTTGGGCGTAAGATGCAAATGACATACTTTCACATTAGTCATTGGAGAGGTTTCACGGCCATTTTCCAACCATTCGCACAGGGCTTCACCTTCATATGTAAACCCATCTGCTGCCAGTTGAGGGTCATGCATTATTTCCTGAAACATGCATAAAGACAAATTCAGCCTTTGATGTTCCACAATGTCttcattacaaatttacaagtaACCCTTTGACCCAGATACTTGCACTAGGACAGGGAATTTATGCTCAATTAGAAACTAAAAATTTGAGAAACCTGAACAAATTTTATTGATTGAATCTCTCAGGCATGATTGGGGATAGAGTGTCCACTTTAACAAAAGGCAAATATTTTACAGAAGCAGTAAGTTCAAGATTCACAAGCATGTGGACTGTGGAGTTAGCTCAGGTCTGTCCCTACTGTTCAATTCACAGCACTTCAGCCCGCCACCAATCGCCTCGCCACAAATGAAGAGCATTCCCCAGCTGATGGATCCAACATTGATGATAGCCTTCCACATAACATTGCTCTAAGTACCTCACCTACCAAACTAACTGGAGTCTTTCCAGTACGTAGCCGAAGAATTGTAACCCCAAAAGAAATAAACATCAGAGTATGGTGTCAGGACCCCAATTCTGTGAAACTCAGGATCCATGTATGGAAAGGAACCCTTTGGCTCGGTACTCTGTCGGAAACTAGGGCAACAAAGTGTCTCCTTAGTTATCAGCCTACAAATCAGAAACTACATATCTTGCTACTGAGTTCTGATTTGAGAAGGATTTTTCAGGTTACAGATCACTGTGAACAATTCTTTAAGGCTTAGAAGAGTGCAAGAAGCAAAGGGCGCTTGAGATTTCAGCTAAAATCAGCGTGTCCGCATTTTCCATGATACTGGAACATTGTTACATTTTCGGAAAAGGTGATCTCGTGGGCTGCCATTGGGCAAGTACTCATATACAAGACACCAGGCTTCTGTGCATACGCCAGGCAAAGTCACCAGATGAGGATGCTGTAACCATGCTAAGAACTTGAACTTGCGTAAAGAGATAGGGTAGAGCTTTTCATATTGTCATGCATTGGGCAATTTAggggtcacatgttcaattcctagaaacaatcTCTCACATATTATATGGGGTAAGGTCAGCATACACACCACCTCTCCCCAACCCCGCCTACTATGGGAGCTGTATGCATGGGAGGGACGGATGTCGCAGTCCATGTAGCTTATGCCAACGCAGGCATATCTTCAACAAGCCCAATACCCCATTGTAGTTTGCAGCTCCACATTGCCCTTGACTTCTCCAACGTTCAAGCCAGCGCACAACTTCCATCTTTTGCCTTCTTATCCTTTGATTTTCCTGCAGCAGAGCAGCAATAGATGTCTGAATAAGTTTCAATTCTCCAGAAGCTTCATCGTGCCTGCAATTTGCTTCTTGAGCACGGCTATCTACAAGAACAATGTTTCTCATGGTCCTCTGTAGCTCTCTTGcaacttcttctttctcttccaagCGCTTTTCCTGTTTCTGTATCTTAGTTCTCAGTGCATCCTTTGCTTCTTTCCTAAAGAGTAACCACGCGAGCATGGGCAGATTCAAAGACTTACCTGAACAAAGTCAAACAACTGGAAGTGTTAAGAAagaatattataattataaaattaaccAACGACATGACAACTAATGCAGCATAGATTCCTATTATCAAATATTTTAAGAGAAACAAGGTAGATTCTGCAAATATTCTCATTCTCGAGACATATCCCAGGGGAAACACAAGggctaaacaaaaaaaatttg belongs to Tripterygium wilfordii isolate XIE 37 chromosome 2, ASM1340144v1, whole genome shotgun sequence and includes:
- the LOC120015428 gene encoding clathrin interactor EPSIN 1; this encodes MSLISRSNMGTPSFREFKKQASFFLKEKIKTARLALTDVTPAQLLTEEATNGNPQVPDARTLRSISRAAFEVDDFWRIVEILHNRLSSFEKKNWRFSYNSLIVLEHLLTHGPESVAEEFQCHKDVISEIESFQFIDEKGFNWGLAVRKKSERILKLLEKGPLLKEERDRARKITREIQGFGSFSQRSSSTQGILQESRHGTYGRSHSDFNRDECKENQVMPSNEDDPIVKSEKSQQGHGVATMESIKETKVLNQSGGLDDTQMLGNPRTQTSYKENMACEREVMHKWDSTDESNSILGDKKDEGQVSIEEDHPFNDTETYATASLLSASD